Proteins encoded by one window of Blautia argi:
- a CDS encoding ABC transporter substrate-binding protein has protein sequence MRKNFKKISAMVMAICLGMGLLTGCGAEEKKKADTKQEADTGKKTFVFGDTTFNPENEEPDINPHNMYSGWACIRYGVGETLFKYSDSMEIQPWLAKSYENVDELTWKITLQDNVKFTSDRAMDGEAVKECLEHLVEVHDRAKGDLMIDTITAEGQTVTIKTKEPKPTLLNYLSDPYGCIIDMEAGVSEDGIVAGTGPYKAETLVSGEELQLVKNEDYWNGDPGYDEITVRTISDGDTLTMALQSGEIDAAYGMPYASYPLFENENYTFSSCATSRTFFAHMNFESPVIQDKAVRQAIAMGIDKEGFVDTLLQGNGYPAVGAFPEEFAFGGNQVKTEAYDPEGAKEVLEKAGWVDTDGDGIREKEGQDLNIRWLTYPSRQELPLLAESAQATLKEIGMNVEINSTADHNSIRADSSAWDVYASAMVTAPTGDPEYFFTTHCLDSSAVNNGHYHSDKLEELEAEMAKTFDTERRSELAVAMQQTILDDYGFVFCSHLKMSMISKSTVTGLTAHPCDFYEITVDLAPAS, from the coding sequence ATGAGAAAAAATTTCAAAAAAATATCGGCAATGGTTATGGCAATCTGCCTGGGAATGGGGCTTTTGACCGGCTGCGGAGCAGAGGAGAAGAAAAAGGCGGATACAAAGCAGGAAGCAGATACAGGGAAAAAAACGTTTGTATTTGGTGACACTACCTTTAATCCTGAAAATGAAGAACCGGATATAAACCCTCATAATATGTATTCAGGCTGGGCATGTATCCGATACGGAGTGGGAGAAACACTTTTCAAGTATTCAGACAGTATGGAAATCCAGCCATGGTTGGCAAAGAGTTATGAAAATGTAGACGAACTGACCTGGAAAATTACCTTGCAGGATAACGTGAAGTTTACCAGTGACCGGGCAATGGACGGCGAGGCTGTGAAAGAATGTCTGGAGCATTTAGTAGAAGTCCATGACCGTGCAAAAGGCGATTTGATGATAGACACCATTACGGCAGAAGGGCAGACTGTAACCATTAAAACAAAAGAACCTAAGCCTACTTTATTAAATTATTTAAGCGACCCTTATGGCTGTATTATTGATATGGAAGCCGGGGTAAGTGAAGACGGCATTGTGGCGGGAACAGGCCCTTACAAGGCAGAAACCCTGGTGTCCGGTGAGGAATTGCAATTAGTGAAAAATGAGGATTACTGGAATGGCGACCCGGGCTATGACGAGATTACAGTTCGCACAATTTCAGATGGAGATACTTTGACCATGGCGCTTCAGTCAGGAGAGATTGACGCAGCATATGGTATGCCTTATGCCAGCTATCCGTTATTTGAAAACGAAAACTATACTTTCTCAAGCTGTGCCACCAGTCGTACATTTTTTGCACATATGAATTTTGAAAGCCCTGTGATACAGGATAAAGCAGTGCGCCAGGCGATTGCCATGGGCATTGACAAAGAGGGCTTTGTAGATACTCTTCTGCAGGGAAACGGCTATCCGGCAGTTGGCGCTTTTCCGGAAGAATTTGCCTTTGGCGGAAATCAGGTGAAAACAGAAGCTTATGACCCGGAGGGAGCAAAAGAGGTTCTGGAAAAAGCAGGCTGGGTAGATACAGACGGAGATGGAATCCGGGAGAAGGAAGGACAGGATTTGAATATCCGCTGGCTGACGTATCCGAGCCGTCAGGAATTGCCGCTGCTTGCAGAGTCTGCACAGGCAACTTTAAAGGAAATCGGCATGAATGTGGAAATTAACAGTACTGCAGACCACAACAGCATACGGGCAGATTCTTCTGCCTGGGACGTATATGCCAGCGCTATGGTAACAGCGCCTACCGGAGATCCGGAATATTTCTTTACTACCCATTGTCTGGACAGTTCTGCGGTAAACAACGGACATTATCACAGCGACAAGCTGGAGGAACTGGAAGCAGAGATGGCAAAGACCTTTGATACAGAACGACGCAGTGAACTGGCTGTGGCGATGCAGCAGACCATACTGGACGATTATGGATTTGTTTTTTGTTCTCACTTGAAAATGAGCATGATTAGTAAGTCTACCGTTACCGGCTTAACGGCACACCCGTGTGATTTTTATGAAATTACCGTGGATTTGGCGCCGGCGTCATAA
- a CDS encoding BRO family protein, producing MKELQIFNNREFGQIRTIELEGKPYFMASDVAKALGYIRPNDAINQHCRATVKHSTLISGKMQEVNFIGEGDMYRLITHSKLESAERFETWVFDEVLPSIRKHGIYATDNVIDNILNNPDFGIELLTKLKEERTARVEAEKKNAILTHINKTYTMTEIAKELNMKSAVQLNKMLSEKKIQYHINGTWVMYSKYSNLGYEEIKQEVLDNGRVIYHRRITQLGREFILGLFSGNVIV from the coding sequence ATGAAAGAATTGCAGATTTTTAATAACAGGGAATTTGGGCAGATACGGACAATAGAACTGGAAGGGAAGCCATATTTTATGGCGAGTGATGTAGCGAAAGCATTAGGATATATAAGACCAAATGATGCAATTAATCAGCATTGTAGGGCTACGGTAAAACACAGTACCCTTATCAGTGGTAAAATGCAGGAAGTTAATTTCATTGGAGAAGGGGACATGTACCGCCTGATTACTCATAGCAAATTAGAATCGGCAGAAAGATTTGAAACCTGGGTATTCGATGAGGTGCTTCCTTCCATTCGTAAACACGGAATCTATGCTACGGACAACGTAATAGACAATATCCTCAACAATCCGGATTTTGGAATTGAACTGTTGACAAAATTAAAAGAAGAACGTACTGCCAGAGTAGAGGCAGAAAAGAAAAATGCAATTCTTACCCACATAAACAAAACCTATACCATGACAGAAATTGCAAAAGAATTAAACATGAAATCTGCGGTTCAATTAAATAAAATGTTGTCAGAAAAGAAAATCCAGTACCATATCAATGGAACGTGGGTTATGTATTCTAAATACAGTAACTTAGGATACGAGGAGATTAAACAGGAAGTCCTTGATAACGGTAGAGTAATTTATCATAGAAGAATTACACAACTAGGGAGAGAGTTTATTTTGGGGCTATTCTCTGGAAATGTTATAGTTTAA
- a CDS encoding branched-chain amino acid ABC transporter permease: MYIDIETILKLASLIGAIGVIGGLLVAIYKFYQKPHETEKKLKKLQEQHEDDIRKINEEQCLITYGLLACLKGLQEKGCNGPVTEAINRIQKHLNKQAHDMEE; the protein is encoded by the coding sequence ATGTATATTGATATCGAAACAATTTTAAAGCTTGCAAGCCTCATAGGTGCTATAGGTGTTATCGGTGGTCTTTTAGTTGCCATCTATAAATTTTACCAAAAGCCCCATGAAACAGAGAAAAAACTAAAGAAGCTGCAAGAACAGCATGAGGATGATATACGCAAAATAAACGAAGAACAGTGCCTGATTACGTATGGATTGCTGGCATGTTTGAAAGGTTTGCAAGAAAAGGGGTGCAATGGGCCGGTAACGGAAGCGATTAACAGAATACAAAAACACCTAAACAAACAAGCACATGATATGGAGGAATGA
- a CDS encoding type II toxin-antitoxin system HicA family toxin, which produces MPMTPREMVKHLKQNGFEEVRQNGSHITMKNRSTGKTVVVPYHSKAMKKGLEQAILKQAGLK; this is translated from the coding sequence ATGCCAATGACACCAAGAGAGATGGTCAAACATCTCAAGCAAAATGGGTTTGAGGAAGTCAGGCAAAACGGTTCTCATATTACCATGAAGAACCGGTCTACTGGAAAAACAGTGGTGGTTCCTTATCACTCCAAAGCCATGAAAAAAGGATTGGAGCAGGCAATACTCAAACAAGCGGGGCTGAAATAA
- a CDS encoding GH25 family lysozyme, protein MSLRVIDAASHQGDMAQGNMSFDALIVKATEGCTYVNPYCEGEFQEALKLGKKLGVYHFARNANGNTPEAEAAFFIKNTKGYIGKAIPVLDWEDTDPSNVAWALKWLQLVEKAYGCKPLIYMSESVVNRYDWSAVAGADYGLWCAKYKDSVPDYNWDMAGAGPAPSVKYWKTMALWQWTSAGRIDGHGGNLDCSIFYGDAAAWDKYVGKGNTPTPKPPKPATPTHKHKVGEHIVFSTCYASSSDPISKAIQASKMARNHGVITKIQSGARNPYLLDADLCWVNDGDIRGAYQAEQYYTVKSGDTLSGIAAKYGTNYQHLAQLNGIADPNKIYTGQKIRVK, encoded by the coding sequence ATGAGTTTAAGAGTTATTGACGCAGCATCACATCAGGGAGATATGGCACAGGGAAACATGAGTTTTGATGCATTAATTGTAAAGGCGACAGAAGGTTGTACTTATGTGAATCCTTATTGTGAGGGGGAATTTCAGGAAGCCTTGAAACTGGGGAAGAAGCTGGGAGTGTACCACTTTGCCAGAAATGCCAATGGAAACACTCCGGAAGCAGAGGCGGCGTTCTTCATCAAGAACACAAAGGGCTATATTGGAAAAGCCATTCCCGTTTTGGACTGGGAAGACACGGATCCGTCAAATGTAGCCTGGGCGCTTAAATGGCTGCAGCTTGTAGAAAAAGCGTATGGCTGTAAGCCTTTAATCTACATGAGTGAAAGCGTAGTGAACAGATATGACTGGTCTGCTGTGGCAGGTGCGGATTATGGGCTCTGGTGTGCGAAGTACAAAGATAGTGTTCCAGATTATAACTGGGATATGGCAGGCGCGGGACCGGCACCGTCTGTAAAATATTGGAAAACTATGGCTTTATGGCAGTGGACGTCTGCAGGTCGTATTGACGGCCACGGTGGAAATCTGGACTGTTCTATTTTCTATGGAGATGCAGCAGCATGGGATAAATATGTAGGCAAAGGTAATACTCCAACACCGAAACCACCAAAGCCCGCAACCCCTACCCACAAACACAAAGTAGGAGAGCATATTGTGTTTAGCACCTGCTATGCAAGTTCTTCAGACCCAATCAGCAAAGCAATTCAGGCAAGCAAAATGGCAAGAAACCATGGTGTAATCACTAAAATCCAGTCCGGTGCAAGGAATCCGTATCTCCTGGATGCCGACTTGTGTTGGGTAAATGACGGAGATATTCGCGGAGCATACCAGGCAGAGCAGTATTATACAGTAAAATCCGGAGATACTCTTTCTGGTATTGCTGCCAAGTATGGTACCAACTATCAGCATTTAGCACAACTTAATGGGATTGCAGACCCAAACAAAATTTACACAGGGCAGAAAATCAGAGTGAAATAA
- a CDS encoding phage holin family protein: protein MEQIMTYVKPELIVVTIVLYFIGMWLKQSQTVNDKYIPLLLGGIGIVISAVYVFATCQCSNAQEIALAVFIAVTQGVLVAGLSTYVNQMAKQLKKERMIRKNT from the coding sequence ATGGAACAGATTATGACTTATGTAAAACCAGAACTGATTGTAGTAACCATTGTCCTTTATTTTATCGGTATGTGGCTAAAACAGTCCCAGACAGTAAATGATAAGTATATCCCCCTGCTTCTGGGAGGTATTGGCATTGTAATCAGTGCAGTGTATGTATTCGCTACCTGCCAGTGTAGCAACGCCCAGGAAATCGCTCTGGCGGTATTTATAGCAGTGACACAAGGCGTACTGGTGGCGGGATTGAGCACCTATGTGAACCAGATGGCAAAGCAGTTAAAAAAAGAAAGAATGATACGTAAAAATACGTGA
- a CDS encoding M14 family metallopeptidase, with protein sequence MKENKTFCLGNFRAEPGEKKIGYICIGNGEFELPVTVLNGKEAGKTVLVTAGIHAAEYVGIQSAIESADHLQVEKIAGTVVIVKVINRQAFEQRSGSEGFEDGVNLNRVFPGKPDGSQMERLAYAIEKELFPGVDFYIDLHSGDSYERLTPYVYYAGVARESVVEQSREMAEQTDVPYMVRSCVAKGGCYNYAASLGIPSVLIERGQMGGWTLEESHSTRRDVRNILCHLGVYLGQKDYRNYYPLEVKDVSYQAANQAGLWYPSKMPGDMIQQGEILGMVKDYNGNILEICRAEYEGVILFQTGSLQVTEGGSVIAYGRISREADNRKKRIAGYWTKRSSSFKEQRRAELHSSMADRWLTEIKKYLPGKKLKILDVGCGTGFFTILLAKQGHEVIGVDLTPDMIEKSKELAKEEGADCRFQVMDAENPEFADETFDMVISRNLTWTLPDAGHAYREWLRVLKHGGILLNFDANYGASDCADTSHLPENHAHNQLGDALLQECEAIKRQLPISSYSRPAWDVETLGKLGVADLSLNFGVSGRIYIEKDAFYNPDPLFTLCARKE encoded by the coding sequence ATGAAAGAAAACAAGACCTTTTGCCTGGGAAATTTCCGGGCAGAGCCGGGAGAGAAAAAAATAGGGTATATTTGTATTGGAAACGGGGAATTCGAGCTTCCAGTTACCGTATTAAACGGGAAAGAAGCCGGAAAGACGGTGCTGGTGACTGCAGGAATCCATGCAGCAGAATATGTGGGGATTCAGTCAGCTATAGAATCGGCTGACCATCTCCAGGTGGAAAAAATTGCAGGTACAGTGGTCATTGTAAAGGTGATAAACCGCCAGGCATTTGAACAGCGAAGCGGCAGTGAGGGCTTTGAAGATGGTGTAAATCTGAATCGGGTTTTTCCGGGAAAGCCAGATGGCAGCCAGATGGAGCGCCTGGCTTATGCCATAGAAAAAGAACTGTTTCCGGGCGTAGATTTTTATATTGATCTGCACAGTGGGGACAGCTATGAACGGTTGACGCCTTATGTATATTATGCAGGTGTTGCCAGGGAGAGTGTGGTAGAACAATCAAGGGAAATGGCAGAACAGACAGATGTACCTTATATGGTTCGTTCCTGTGTGGCAAAAGGAGGTTGTTATAATTATGCAGCAAGTCTTGGAATCCCTTCGGTATTGATTGAAAGAGGACAGATGGGAGGCTGGACTTTGGAGGAAAGCCATTCTACCAGAAGAGATGTGCGGAATATTCTCTGCCATCTGGGGGTTTATCTGGGACAGAAGGATTACCGGAATTATTATCCTCTGGAAGTAAAGGACGTCAGCTATCAGGCGGCAAATCAGGCAGGACTCTGGTATCCCAGCAAGATGCCCGGAGATATGATCCAGCAGGGCGAAATACTGGGTATGGTAAAGGATTATAATGGAAATATTCTGGAAATATGCCGGGCAGAGTATGAAGGGGTGATTCTGTTTCAGACAGGAAGCCTGCAGGTTACAGAAGGAGGTTCTGTTATTGCATATGGAAGGATTTCCAGAGAAGCGGACAATCGGAAGAAAAGGATAGCAGGATACTGGACAAAGAGAAGCAGTAGTTTTAAGGAACAGAGAAGGGCAGAGCTGCACAGCTCTATGGCAGACCGCTGGCTTACAGAAATCAAAAAATACCTGCCGGGAAAGAAGCTGAAAATTTTAGACGTGGGCTGTGGAACTGGATTTTTTACCATTTTGCTGGCAAAGCAGGGACATGAAGTGATTGGGGTGGATTTAACACCTGATATGATAGAGAAGTCAAAGGAGCTGGCAAAGGAAGAAGGGGCAGACTGCAGATTTCAGGTCATGGACGCAGAAAATCCGGAGTTTGCGGACGAAACCTTTGATATGGTAATTTCCAGGAATTTAACCTGGACACTGCCGGATGCAGGACATGCATACAGAGAATGGCTGCGAGTATTGAAACATGGCGGTATTTTGCTGAATTTTGATGCCAATTACGGGGCGAGTGACTGTGCAGATACCTCCCACTTACCGGAGAATCATGCGCATAATCAGTTGGGAGATGCGCTTTTGCAGGAATGCGAGGCTATTAAACGCCAGCTTCCTATCAGTTCTTATAGCCGTCCTGCCTGGGACGTGGAAACTTTAGGAAAACTGGGAGTTGCAGATCTTTCCCTGAATTTTGGAGTAAGTGGGCGGATTTATATTGAAAAAGATGCGTTTTATAATCCAGATCCACTGTTCACCCTGTGTGCGAGGAAAGAATGA
- a CDS encoding type II toxin-antitoxin system HicB family antitoxin: MGKLFYPAIFHKAEEGGFWISFPDIPECLTEGDDMQQAYEMAVEALGLALVNRKEEKEEIPVPSEIDRIQEEDGTLVIVEFDIQEYLRKHNSKAVKKTLSIPEWLNEEATAMGVNFSQVLQEALMNKLNIGR; encoded by the coding sequence ATGGGCAAATTATTTTATCCGGCAATTTTTCACAAAGCAGAAGAAGGCGGTTTCTGGATTTCATTTCCAGATATTCCTGAATGTCTGACTGAAGGAGATGATATGCAGCAGGCATACGAAATGGCAGTAGAGGCTTTGGGTCTTGCCCTGGTAAATCGAAAAGAAGAGAAAGAGGAAATTCCAGTACCTTCTGAAATAGATAGAATCCAGGAAGAAGATGGAACGCTTGTGATTGTGGAGTTTGATATTCAGGAATATTTACGGAAACATAATTCAAAAGCAGTGAAAAAGACATTGAGTATACCGGAATGGCTGAATGAAGAAGCAACAGCAATGGGGGTGAATTTTTCCCAGGTACTTCAGGAAGCATTGATGAATAAATTGAATATTGGAAGATAA
- a CDS encoding coenzyme F420-0:L-glutamate ligase, giving the protein MDRMVGTVSRGVRAPIIRKGDNLSEIVVDCVLKTAESENFEIRDKDVIAVTEAVVARAQGNYAGVQDIAADVKEKFGDDTVGVIFPILSRNRFSICLKGIAMGCKKIVLMLSYPSDEVGNHLVDLDLLDEKNVNPWSDILTEEKYRELFGYEKHVFTGVDYVEYYKQLIQEAGAEVEIIFANNPKAILSYTKSVLTCDIHTRQRTKRILKANGAEKVYSLDDIMTKSINGSGYNDAYGLLGSNKATEDTVKLFPIKCEEVVSAIHNSILEKTGKNVEVMVYGDGAFKDPVGKIWELADPVVSPAYTKGLEGTPNEVKLKYLADNDFADLSGAELKDAIKNYITEKDEKAASLKGTMVTQGTTPRRLTDLLGSLADLTSGSGDKGTPIIYIQGYFDNYAK; this is encoded by the coding sequence ATAGACCGCATGGTGGGAACTGTATCACGAGGAGTCAGAGCGCCGATTATCCGTAAGGGCGACAACCTTTCTGAAATCGTTGTGGACTGTGTATTAAAAACCGCCGAAAGCGAAAACTTTGAAATCCGCGATAAAGACGTGATTGCTGTAACAGAGGCTGTTGTTGCACGAGCTCAGGGCAATTATGCCGGTGTACAGGATATTGCAGCCGATGTAAAGGAAAAATTTGGTGATGATACGGTAGGCGTTATCTTCCCGATTTTAAGCCGTAACCGTTTTTCTATCTGCTTAAAGGGAATTGCTATGGGCTGCAAAAAAATCGTGTTGATGCTCAGCTATCCTTCTGATGAAGTGGGCAACCACCTGGTAGACTTAGACCTTTTAGATGAGAAAAATGTAAATCCATGGTCTGACATTCTCACAGAAGAAAAATACAGAGAATTATTCGGCTATGAAAAGCATGTATTTACAGGTGTAGACTATGTAGAATACTATAAACAGTTAATCCAGGAAGCTGGCGCAGAGGTGGAAATCATTTTTGCCAACAATCCAAAAGCAATTCTTTCCTATACAAAGAGTGTGCTAACCTGCGATATTCATACACGTCAGAGAACAAAACGTATCTTAAAGGCCAATGGCGCTGAAAAGGTTTACTCTTTAGATGACATTATGACAAAAAGCATCAATGGCAGTGGATACAATGACGCCTACGGACTTCTGGGTTCCAACAAGGCAACCGAAGACACGGTAAAACTCTTCCCTATTAAATGTGAAGAAGTGGTATCTGCAATCCACAATTCCATATTGGAAAAAACAGGAAAAAATGTGGAAGTTATGGTATACGGCGACGGTGCATTTAAGGATCCTGTGGGAAAAATCTGGGAACTGGCTGACCCGGTTGTTTCTCCTGCTTATACAAAGGGACTGGAAGGAACGCCAAATGAAGTGAAGCTGAAATACCTGGCTGACAATGATTTTGCAGACCTGTCCGGCGCAGAATTAAAAGATGCAATCAAAAACTATATCACAGAAAAGGACGAAAAGGCTGCCAGCTTAAAGGGTACCATGGTAACACAGGGAACAACTCCAAGACGCTTAACAGACCTGCTCGGCTCTTTAGCTGACTTAACCTCCGGCTCTGGAGATAAAGGTACTCCGATTATTTACATTCAAGGATACTTTGACAATTATGCAAAATAA
- a CDS encoding ABC transporter permease, with protein MGKYAAKRFLQLIPILFVITFLSFGMMRLAGSDAVLQKMENTGMVLSQEAIDRARAELGLDKPFLTQYFVWLGNLLQGDMGTSYISGKEVFPTFLSKLPATLLLTGVSILLTIVISIPLGVLAAVKQNRFTDYLIRAGSFLGNSMPNFFVALLLMYFLAIRLNVFPVISTEVSIQSVALPSLTLAIAMSAKYLRQVRATVLDELSKDYVIGAKARGVRFSVTLSKSVLRACLVTILTLLTLSIGSLLGGTAIVESIFLWDGVGKLAVDAINMRDYPMIQAYVMWLAIIYVCVNLITDLSYRVLDPRIRLGGEEA; from the coding sequence ATGGGAAAATATGCAGCGAAACGTTTTTTACAGTTAATTCCGATTCTGTTTGTCATTACTTTTTTATCTTTTGGTATGATGCGGCTGGCAGGAAGTGATGCAGTTCTGCAGAAAATGGAGAATACGGGTATGGTGCTTTCCCAGGAAGCTATAGACCGTGCAAGAGCAGAGCTGGGACTGGACAAGCCGTTTCTTACCCAGTATTTTGTATGGCTTGGAAATCTTTTACAGGGAGATATGGGAACCAGCTATATATCGGGAAAAGAGGTTTTTCCCACCTTTCTTTCAAAACTGCCGGCAACGTTACTGCTTACCGGGGTTTCCATTTTGCTTACTATTGTGATTTCCATTCCTTTGGGAGTGCTGGCAGCGGTAAAACAGAATCGTTTTACTGATTATCTCATAAGAGCAGGAAGCTTTCTGGGGAACAGTATGCCGAATTTTTTTGTGGCGTTGCTTTTAATGTATTTTCTGGCAATCAGGCTCAATGTATTCCCGGTTATTTCCACAGAGGTGAGTATCCAAAGCGTAGCCCTTCCCAGCCTGACGCTGGCGATTGCCATGTCCGCAAAATATTTGAGGCAGGTGCGGGCAACGGTGCTTGATGAATTGAGCAAAGATTATGTCATAGGAGCAAAGGCAAGAGGGGTACGATTTTCTGTTACTTTGAGCAAAAGCGTGCTTCGGGCGTGTCTGGTAACGATTCTTACCCTGCTTACGCTTTCCATCGGAAGTCTTTTAGGCGGAACCGCCATTGTGGAATCTATTTTTTTGTGGGATGGAGTAGGAAAGCTGGCAGTTGATGCCATTAATATGAGAGATTATCCCATGATTCAGGCGTATGTTATGTGGCTGGCAATTATTTATGTCTGTGTCAACCTGATTACAGACCTTTCTTATCGGGTCTTAGATCCAAGAATACGCTTAGGGGGTGAGGAAGCATGA
- the nikC gene encoding nickel transporter permease, whose protein sequence is MKEEKAIPSVRKQKVKKSHMKGRFLFFLILAGLLMLVVIFAQYFCPYDPNAQNMGISLQPPSTEHLAGTDRFGRDMFSRILVGLQTSVLATLSLVVIITVVGTIVGILCGYFGGVTDAVIMRISDVCLAFPGLVFALAIAALLGGGLDNAVFALAVISWPKYARIARSQTLAQKNTNYIAAAQLAGNHSLAILVKHILPNCMGPILVTSMLDIGTMLMELAGLSFLGLGAQPPTAELGNMMSGGRSMLQTYPWVIIGPGIAIFIVVVIFNLLGDTVRDYLDPRNSRRK, encoded by the coding sequence ATGAAGGAAGAAAAGGCTATCCCGTCTGTTCGGAAACAGAAGGTGAAGAAAAGCCATATGAAGGGCAGATTTCTTTTTTTTCTGATTCTGGCGGGATTGTTGATGCTGGTGGTGATTTTTGCACAATATTTCTGTCCTTATGACCCCAATGCCCAGAACATGGGAATTTCTCTTCAGCCGCCAAGTACGGAACACCTGGCAGGCACGGACCGGTTTGGACGGGATATGTTTTCCCGCATTTTAGTGGGACTTCAGACCAGCGTTTTGGCAACCTTGTCTTTGGTGGTTATCATTACGGTTGTGGGAACCATTGTGGGGATTCTGTGCGGATATTTCGGAGGCGTGACCGATGCGGTCATTATGAGAATATCTGATGTGTGTCTGGCATTTCCGGGTCTGGTGTTTGCATTGGCAATCGCGGCCCTGCTAGGCGGCGGTCTGGACAATGCCGTTTTTGCTCTGGCAGTGATTAGCTGGCCCAAGTATGCCAGGATTGCAAGAAGTCAGACTCTGGCGCAAAAGAATACAAATTATATAGCGGCGGCGCAGCTTGCAGGAAACCATTCGCTTGCAATTCTTGTAAAGCATATCCTTCCAAACTGCATGGGACCGATTTTGGTCACTTCGATGCTGGATATCGGCACAATGCTCATGGAACTGGCAGGTCTGTCCTTTTTGGGACTGGGAGCGCAGCCTCCCACAGCAGAACTGGGAAATATGATGAGCGGCGGGAGAAGCATGCTGCAAACCTATCCGTGGGTCATTATCGGACCGGGAATTGCGATTTTTATTGTTGTGGTAATATTTAACCTTCTGGGGGATACGGTGCGGGATTATTTAGACCCTCGCAACAGCCGCAGAAAATAA
- a CDS encoding CD1375 family protein: MVAFYAMKIKDGTITIEDVPKLWRNKVEAALKE; this comes from the coding sequence ATGGTAGCATTTTATGCCATGAAAATCAAAGACGGTACCATCACTATTGAGGACGTACCGAAATTGTGGAGAAACAAAGTGGAAGCAGCGCTGAAAGAGTAG